A segment of the Romeriopsis navalis LEGE 11480 genome:
GCATTTTCACCGGCCGCACCGATTGTTTGGGGACTGGCTGTCCAGCAAAGGTTCCCGGAATTAAATTACTGCTGGTGGCGATCGTTCCACCCAAAATCAGCACTAAGCCAACCGCCACTCCAGTCAAACATTTCACTTTGGTTTGGAGCGCGCGTACCTGGCGTTGGGAGACTTCCAACTGCTGCATTACATCGATCGTCTCTGGCGGTATTTCGATCGGCTGTTGCACTTGGAAAGTCGCAACGGTGTATAGCCAATCAGCAATCAGCTGCGGACAATATTTTTGAAACCACTTGACCGCGAAGAGTCGAAAAACTGGCTTCGACATCCGCGACATCCCACGCATGAGCTTATTTAAGGCAGGGTTAGGGAGTTTCTGATTGGCGAAGTGAACTGATCCAATATCGTAGAGACAATCCATAATTAGCCGCACTGTTGTCTCATCATGCGCCGCCAAACGCTCCAGCAGCAGCACCACGTCCTGCATCCGCTCGGCTTCCATCTGAGCGTCTTTCGTCAACTTAGTTGTGGGCGTGGCATTCGGAACGATATTGCTCATAACGAACTCGCTGATGGCAGGGGGCGGTTGATAGCCAATAAAATTAGAAGATGCGCTCCAACGATTTAGGACATCATATGAAACAGTTTAGCGGGGCAACTGTCAATTCCTGCTCTTCCGATCGATGCAGTTCGTAAGATTTAATGAACTATTTCAGCGATCTCTCGGAAAATCAGCCCAAGTTTCACGGAATTTAGGTTGACAATATTAGCTAGACTTCCGCTTGATCATAGCCAGAATCACGGATCAGCTGCTGTGTTGTATGTGACGATTCCCCCATGATATGTGCCAATTCTCTGGGCCAGTCAAACGATCAATATATGCAAAAACTATTAGTCACTGGGGCAAGCGGCTTTCTCGGCTGGTACATTACCGAAGCCGCGACAACTTGGCAGGTGATTGGCACATATTGGCACCATCGCAATATCGCCCAATCACCATATTCAGTGCCGGTTGACTTAACCAATCAGCAAGCAGTTCAGCAATTATTCCAAGACCAGAAACCAGACGCCGTAGTTCATGCAGCGGCCTTATCGCAACCAAATGCCTGCCAGCAACATCCGAATTTGTCCTACAAAATTAATGTCTTAGCCGCTTGGCAGATTGCGGAGGAATGCGCCAGGTTAGATATTCCCTGTGTTTTTACCTCTTCTGAACAAGTGTTTGATGGCACACAAGCGCCATACCGTGAAATTGATCCAGTTTCACCGATTAACTTATACGGAGAGCATAAAGCCCTTGCCGAAACCGGCATGCTGGCACGCCATCGGAAAGTCATCGTT
Coding sequences within it:
- a CDS encoding SDR family oxidoreductase, whose amino-acid sequence is MQKLLVTGASGFLGWYITEAATTWQVIGTYWHHRNIAQSPYSVPVDLTNQQAVQQLFQDQKPDAVVHAAALSQPNACQQHPNLSYKINVLAAWQIAEECARLDIPCVFTSSEQVFDGTQAPYREIDPVSPINLYGEHKALAETGMLARHRKVIVCRMPLMFGAAPTASSFIQPFIQRLRTGEQLQAFTDEIRMPLSGWDAAQGLLLTLEQKYQGILHLGGPASLSRFAMAKILVEVLGIDQANITPCKQADVQMAAPRPQNLAMDNTIALKLGFKPQDFRSALLTIRDRL